The following nucleotide sequence is from Nomascus leucogenys isolate Asia chromosome 13, Asia_NLE_v1, whole genome shotgun sequence.
TACCACAGTGACAAAGAGACAGAAATCCACACCCACGTGGAACTTACATTGTAGTGGGAGAAGAGcatcaacaaataataaaaacgACACATGTCTGAGGAGTCAGAAGTGCTCTGGAGAAAAAATAGGGAGAGAGATAGGGGAGGACCATGTGTATAAGGgggcatttaaaaacaaaacaaaagaacagggtcttactctgtcacccagggtggaatgcagtgacactatcaaaactcactgcagcctccaactcctgggttcaagcaatcctcccacctcagccaccagagtagctgggaccacaggtctgcaccatcatgcctggctaagtgttgtatttttttgtggagacagggtttcaccatgttgcccagcctggtcttgaactcccgggctcaagtgatccttccaccttggcctcccaaagccctggaattgcaggcaggagccacagcTACCGTCCCATGGGGACAATTTTAAAGGGAGACGCTGGAGAGGACCTCACTGAGCAGAGACCTCCACAAGGAAGGGAGCACTGAGTAGCATCTGGGAGAGGTCCTTCCAGAAAGAGAGCAGAAGGCTCACAGGGCCTCAGGGGCGTGCCCTTAGATAGTGTGCCCAGAGTGGAGTAAGCAAGGAAAAGGATGATAGGTGGGTAAGCCGGTCAGAGAGGGGCACTTGGGCTGATGTGACTAAATGGCTTTAGATTTCACTCTGAGCTGGCCGTCTTTGGAAAGCTCTGGAAAGAGATGTGGCATTGGAAATGATTTTCAAATAACCTCACTCCAGAGACTAAATTGAAGGAGGGCACAGGGGGATGTAGACACAGTAAGTGCAGCGAATGCAGGAAGCTCCAGGGACCCCTGTGGCTGCCCAGACCAGGGCGGAAGCAGGACACAGTGGTGGTCTCAGGCTCTCTGAAGGTAAAGGCAACTGAAGGTGCGGACAGGATGAGTGTGGAATATGAGGGGAAAAAGGGCGCCCCGGACGCCTCCAATATCTGGGTCTGAGCCACTGAAGGAATAGAGTCGTCATGCGCTGAGAGGGGAAGACCAGGAGAGGATCAGGACAGgagggaggtggtgatggtgggaatGGGAAGTTCAGGAATCGGGTTTTAGGAATGTGacatttcaaattgtttttatacACCCGAAGTAGTGTAGGGTAGTGTAAGGTAGACAGTTCTTGCCCCTCTGGGCACTTATATCCTAATGAGGGAAACATCtaataaacaacaaaacaaagaggtAAGATCACATGTCCAGCAGTGACAGGGGTTTCGAAGGTGATGAGACGGTGAGTGGCAACCACACAGGTGACCAGGGACGGCCTTTGTGGCGAGGAGACATTAGGGCCGAGACCCGGGACAGAGGACAGCAAGGCAAAGTCGCCAAGGAAGTAATGAGCTACGCATGTTGGAAGGACAGAAGGAGACCAGAACACAATGAccaagagggaggagggaagggatgaGGGGAGGTGGCCATGGCTTTTCTTGTGTGACACCAGAAGGCTTCTCCCCAGCCTGGGTGGTTCTTTCAATGTGAAGGGCAGCCATGGGGAGGTTTTACAGAAGGAGAATGTCATCATCTGATTTCCATTCTTATAAGATGGAaatgggggccaggcgcagtggctcacgcttgtaatcccagcactttgggaggctgaggtgggtggatcacttgaggtcaggagtttgagaccagcctggccaacatggtgaaaccccatctctactaaaaaatacaaaaagccgggcatcatggcacatgcctgtaatcccagctacttgggaggctgaggcaggagaactgcttgaacccaggaggtggaggttgtgatgagccgagatcgtgccactgcactccagcctgggtgacagagtgagactccgtctcaaaaaataataatgaaatagactaaaataataaaataaaataaaaaattaaataaagtaataaaatataaaataaataaaataaaataaaataaaataaaatggaaatgaagaatgGATTCGCTGGAGAGGGAGACAAGTGAAGCAGTGAGTAAACCAACTGGGAGTCTGCAGCAGTTGTCCAGCCAAAATACCACATGGACTTGGCCAGCTCGACGAAGACGGAGTAAAGCCAGGAGATTTGAGACCTGTTCTAGAGGGAAAGACAACAGGCTATCCAGACTGGGTGAGGAGATTACAGAAAGAAGAATCAAGGATGCACTGAAGTTGTTGGAGTGAAGCTGGGAAAGATGGCTGGCGGCCCCTGAGAACAGAGAACCCAAGTTCTCTTTGGGTCATGTTAAGTTTGAAATTGATGAGGAAGCAGGAACAGGGAATACATACcggtacttaaaaaaaaaagttagctgttctaggccgggcgcggtggctcatgcctgtaatcccagcactttgggaggccgaggcgggcagatcacgaggtcaggagatcgagaccacggtgaaaccccgtctctactaaaaatacaaaaaattagccgggcgtggtggggggtgcctgtagtcccagctactcagaggggctgaggcaggagaatggcgggaacccgggaggcggagcttgcagtgagccgagatcgcgccactgcactccagcctgggtgacagagcaagactccctctcaaaaaaaaaagttagctgttctccctccctcctctctgtgCCTAGCGGAAGTGACGCAAGGTGCACTGGAAGTGACGCAAGGTGCACCGGAAGTGATGCGAGGCATAGCAGAAGTGACATGAGGCATAGCGGAAGTGACTGCGACTGTGGTGTCATGCTGTGACGAAGGGAGATGGCATTGTAAACGCCAGAGCGAGGTTCTGCCTACCCCGAGACTGCTGCTGTTCAGAGACCTGCAGGTGAATGCCCCATCACCATGTCTGACCGGGAGGCAAAACCTTCAACTGAGGATTTGGGGGATAAGATAAAAGATGAAGCTATTAAACTCAGGGTTATTGGACAGGATAGCAGTGAGATTCATTTCAAAGTGAAAATGACAACACCTCTCAAGAAACTCAAGAAATCGTACTGTCAGAGACAGGGCGTTCCAGTGAATTCCCTCAGGTTTCTCTTCGAAGGTCAGAGAATTGCTGATAATCATACTCCAGAAGAACTGGGAATGGAGGAAGAAGATGTGATTGAAGTTCATCAGGAACAAATCGGGGGTCATTCAACAAtttagacattcttttttttttttcttttccctcaatcctttcttattttttaaaatagttcgtTTGTAACGTGGTATTTAAAACGGAATTGAAAACGGgcactccatctctttaaaacatCTGGTAATTTGAATTCCAGTGctcattattcattattgtttgttttcattatgCTGATTTCTGGTGATCAAGGCTCAGTTCTCTTCATATTGCcctcttcttttataaaaattacgTGTGCACAGAGAGGCCACCCTTTTCAGGACTGTACATTTTCAGATGATAAGATCGACCAATGCAAGTGTTCATAATGACTTTCCAGTTGGCCCTGATGTTCAACCATGTGATTGTTTCACTCCTGGACTATGACTTTtggtgggagatggaggttttTTAGAGAACTGAGCTGTGGAAAAATGACCCCTCCTTAACAACTTGAAGCTATTTTTAAGATTTGAGGTTCTGGACCAAAAGAAAAGGAGCATCAGGTTAAGTCAAGATGACGGATAAGGTTGAGAGTAACGACTAACTCCAAAGATGGCTTCCCTGAAGAAAAGACGTTtgatgatttttttattcttaatcttGTCAGAAGATCCCAGAAAAGTTCTAATTTTCATTAGCAATAAAGGTATAAGTGCAGAAATGAATACAACAGAATATTGCtcctttttatttgtactttttggCCTGGGATATCAGGTTTTAAATGGACATCTACACTAGCTTcgttaaaataaacaatatttgtaaaaatcgtaaaagaaaaaaagtcaaatatttccTAGATACACAGTAGTGGAAAAATCAGGAGTATCCAGCTTGATGGGTTTTCACAAAGGGACACCCATCGAAAGTTCCTCTGCACCCCCTTCTATCACTTCCCCAGCAAGGGTAACTACTGCCCTAGTCTTAAGCaataaacaagttttattggcgTTTTTAAACGTGTGATCAGTGGTGAGTGAGGGCATTTGCCcagaatttctcaaaaaattacctcagttgaggccgggcgcagtggctcacgcctgtgatcccagcacttttggaggctgaggcaggcggatcacgaggtgaggagatcgagaacatcctggccaacatggtgaaaccccgtctctactaaaaatacaaaaattagccaggcatggtggtgtgtgcctgcaatcccagttacttgggaggctgagacaggagaatcgcttgaactgaggagacagagactgcaatgaactgagatcacaccgctgcactccagcctaggtgacagagcgagaccccgtctcaaaaaaaaaaattacctcagttggctgggcgctgtggctcatgccagtaatcccagcgctgtgggaggagcctttgaggccaggagtttgagaccagcctgggcaacttaatgaaactatgtctctacaaaaaaattttaaaaattagccggccatgctGGTCCATGCCTATAGTtgcagttacttgggaggctaaagtgggagaattggttgagcccaggaagttgaggctgcaatgagctaggattgcaccaatgcactctaacctgggcaagagtgaaaccctcgctcttaaaaaaaaaaaaaagttgggggagggtgggaaataccttacctgtttttttgttttttttttttccttttagattgAATAAGaaggtttgttttgttgtttggcATGGAGGGAGTGCTTGTTTGTCCTTATCCTCCTTCCCGTGGTGAGGCGCTGAGGCAGAGTGTGTGTGGGGTCTCCCCTGGCCCCTTGGCTTGCAGAGAGTCTCACGTCCCACCTACTTTTTCTTGCCTCGCAGTCACAGGGGCATCAAACCACAGCAACCGGTATAACTGCAAACCTGCAAACCCTACTCCTCTCAGTAGCAAGTTCCCTCCTGCCCATCCCTTCTCTTTTGAGGTTCTTTTTTCTGGTCCAATCCCAACAGTCAGCTCTTCTCAAGGAATCATCAGTTTATAGCTTTTGCAgtgttcatttaaatattttaatgcaaacaCAGCCAACCTCATTCTATTCTGaaaattcatttctcttttctctctgtctctgtctctctctctttttctctctctgtcttcctccctccctctccctgttcctgtgattattttttttggaaataattccACACACTCTCTGCCTCCGTAAACCTCTGACTCCAGCAGATGGAACAAGGCTGCTATTCCAAGTCAACGGAATCAACGGACCAGCTACAAGTGGGAGGCGAGCGGTACACACTGCAGTTTCACCCTAGTAGGTGACGTTGTGGCAACACCCACAGAACAAAAGATTCacctttttcatctatttttactTCTCAGGAAGCCCTAGTCCTGTCTTTTAATTAGAGAACTGTTTTCCCCTCGTTGGCTCTGCACACATGTTTTCTATATAATATTAAACAGTAACCTGTGAGTCTCCTACATCCTGGTATGCTCTGGATCACAGACCactttttttaaacacacacacacacacacacacacacaccacacgacCAAAATCTGTACCAGCTGACTGCTGGCAAAGTAAAACCGCATTAAATTTGGCTcacttgcttgcttgcttgctttttctttccttcttctttctttctttctttttaacagctTGATTGAGACGTGATTTACGTATCATAACATTCATCCAGTTTAAGTGTGCAAttccatgtttttaaatttttttacagagTTGTGTATTGGCTATTTCTTCTTGGAAACAGGGCCACTGGGGAAAACTCTTGACCCCAAGGCCCCTCTCCCCACTTTGAACACGGACCAGTAAATAGCAGAGAGCAAATTCTGGTTCACCCCCAAAatagtttttattcatttcattgtGCCATTAACAGCTTACTTCCTGTGTTTTGATTCTGAGCTGTTCAGAAGCCACGTTCTTAGAAGCCACATTGCTTAGTTTTTACACTATCAAGAGATTTCTTTTGTGTtagaggtgttttttgtttgttagtggTTTATTTAGTCTTCAGTTCCTTGCTTTATCTGCTGGGCTAATTAGAGAGATTTGAAATGAACCTTTGTGGCATGACAGACTGTACAGAAATATTTGGTATTCAGAGCTAAGCTTAAACATTCATAGCATTCTTACTTTTGAAACTAGTGGAAAGGAAGAGACTTAGAAATATAAGTAGGGCACAGAGGCCTAGAACCATTTCCTAGTATTAAACTCTTAGTATATAATTtggctttaactctgtgagtctccattttctcatatGAGGAACAGGAATTAAAATAACCACTTCAGGAGATTAGCCTGAGGATCTCATTCATGTGAAAGCACCTAGaacaaaatcaatttaaaaaaaactatcaatATTCATTGAATATGAATCTTGAAGAACTTAACTAGTGGTATAAGAATTCTGTTTGTCAGGGTGCATTAACAAAAGCATAGTGCCTTCTGTTAAATGAGGATGTACTAGTTTAGTTATTCACTCAATGAATAGGTCATTACTTGCTGCGTGCCAGGCACTAGGGAAGGAACAGGGGACAGGCAGACAGTCAGGTGGAGGCGATGTTCACAATATGGTTGGGCAAATAAATATCTAAGTATAACTTGTGCAAGGGTTGTTACAGAAACTTCTGGGATgggcatgtgcacgtgtgtgcatctTTCAAGCAATTTAagagaatgtgtattttgttgaTAAATTTATGCCTATAGGCATAGAAAAACTTTTCTGGAACAATCCATGAGAAATTAGTTAcaggagttttatttttatgaaaggaaatagaaaagtacATAGGGGAATATCTGCCACTTTTTATTCTGTACCTTTCTGtaaaattttaagtttctaactctaaactttttttttttttttttttttttttgagacagagtctcactctatcacccaggctggagtgcggtgactcaatcttggcttactgcaacctccgactcccaggttcaatcaattctcctgcctcagcctccggaatagctgggattacaggcatgtgccaccatgtctggcaaatttctgtatttttagtagagacagggtttcaccatgttggccaggctggtgatctgcctgcctcagcctcccaaagtgctgggattacaggcatgagcagccGCAGCCTAAACTTGTGTctgtattatttgtttgtttgcttatttaagtGTCACTAGGGCTTCTCTGATCAGTAGGCTGAAagaccattttttatttttcttcttaaactttTCTCTATTGAAAACAAGACCTGTTATTTAAGATGGATAAATGATTAACTCTTGGAAATATAATTTGTCGTGTTAAGCCATTTAAACATTAAACataatattattatacttaaaaagACAAAGGTCATTTACCAGAGTGTAAGAATTCGTCAACCTACACCAAACTGTTACTAGCCTGCTCTTGCCTACAAAGTTTGCCAAGGCAATAATACTTTTATTCAATCGATATTtacggccggacgcggtggctcacgcttgtaatcccagcactttgggaggccgaggcaggcggatcacgaggtcaggagatcgagaccttcttggctaacaaggtgaaaccccgtctctactaaaaatacaaaaaattagccgggcgtggtggcgggcgcctgtagtcccagctactcggagaggctgaggcaggagaatggcgtgaacccgggaggcggagcttgcagtgagccgagatggctccactgcactccagcctgggcgacagagcgagacaacgtctcaaaaaaaaaaaaaaaaaaaaaaaaaaaagatatttactcAGTGCCTACGGTATAACAGGCATCCCTCTGGGTATTGGTAGATAAAACAAAGCCCTCGGCGAGTCACAGCCTGGATTCTAGTTGGATAAGCTAGAAAATAAGTAAGTCAAACAAATACATGATAAGTGCTACGAAGAGTGACCAGGGGAGATGGAGGGTGCTTTTTGTATTATACAGAATACATTTTGGAGTTGCATTCACTACAAATAGAACAGTCAGGAGAC
It contains:
- the LOC100603113 gene encoding small ubiquitin-related modifier 5 isoform X2, whose product is MSDREAKPSTEDLGDKIKDEAIKLRVIGQDSSEIHFKVKMTTPLKKLKKSYCQRQELGMEEEDVIEVHQEQIGGHSTI
- the LOC100603113 gene encoding small ubiquitin-related modifier 5 isoform X1, translating into MSDREAKPSTEDLGDKIKDEAIKLRVIGQDSSEIHFKVKMTTPLKKLKKSYCQRQGVPVNSLRFLFEGQRIADNHTPEELGMEEEDVIEVHQEQIGGHSTI